From one Triticum aestivum cultivar Chinese Spring chromosome 4B, IWGSC CS RefSeq v2.1, whole genome shotgun sequence genomic stretch:
- the LOC123091889 gene encoding short-chain dehydrogenase TIC 32, chloroplastic, which translates to MAVRNLAAAEAVRQVVLAETPVASLNLIELDLSPLTSIRNFAANFADRGLPLNILMTIQHTPALSEREGFPLMDT; encoded by the exons ATGGCCGTGCGCAACCTCGCCGCGGCAGAGGCCGTGCGCCAGGTCGTCCTTGCCGAGACCCCCGTCGCCAGCCTCAACCTGATAGAGCTGGACCTCTCCCCACTGACCTCCATCCGCAACTTCGCCGCCAACTTCGCCGACAGGGGCCTACCGCTGAACATCCTCAT GACAATTCAACATACCCCTGCCCTTTCGGAGAGGGAAGGTTTCCCACTCATGGACACCTAG